The sequence CTGCTCCACAGTTGGGGTGTGGCGGGGGCAGGGTGCCCAGTTCTCGGGATTGGCGTAGGCATAGTAGGTTTCTAGGCCATCAATGCCTAGGGCTGCCGCCGCCGGAATCAGGGTTTTGGCCGACACCCGGTAGCGGGCTGGGTGGGCCAAAACCGCAATCCCCCCTGCTGCCTGAATGGCGGGAATCACAGCGGTGGCCAATTTGTCGTCACCTCGGGGTGCATAGCCCCGCAGGTAGGGCTCGATCGCATCATGACTGGGCGAAAAGCCGTAGCCTAAAATGTGCACCTCGGTTTCAGCTAAAAGAGTTGTGATTTCTACGCCGGTAAACAGCCGGGGAACAGCGCCACCACGCTGGCCGCGCTGGCGACTGCGGAGGGAGGTAGGGTTGCGCCACTGCCAGTCTTCGAGCCAGGCTTTGGCCTGCTGGTAGCCCCGGACCGTGTGGTGGTCGGTAATGGCAAAGGCGTGGAGGCCGATATCGACCACCTGCTCCATTAAAGCCCCAGGGGAGAGCTTGCCGTCAGAGCAAGCGGTGTGCATGTGAAAGTTGTAGGTATAGGGAC is a genomic window of Nodosilinea sp. E11 containing:
- a CDS encoding PHP domain-containing protein; this translates as MVATPRLSFVSQRPRTGDAETLRKIFTAVDATSCPYTYNFHMHTACSDGKLSPGALMEQVVDIGLHAFAITDHHTVRGYQQAKAWLEDWQWRNPTSLRSRQRGQRGGAVPRLFTGVEITTLLAETEVHILGYGFSPSHDAIEPYLRGYAPRGDDKLATAVIPAIQAAGGIAVLAHPARYRVSAKTLIPAAAALGIDGLETYYAYANPENWAPCPRHTPTVEQFAQDYGLLTTCGTDTHGPSLLRRL